In Sphingobacterium sp. R2, the genomic stretch GAATCGTGCTGACCAACACTTTCATCGCAATCTTTGCCGTACGGACAAAAGATGTTAAACGCGTGAAAGATTTTGGAAATAAGATGCTATTACCGATTGCTAATCCGCAACCCCCGGCCACAATAATTACCGAGATCTCGATGGTACCATGAATCCAGATTGCGGACATAGCCTTCCCCATAACGTCATATTGAAAAAACATATGATGAAATGCACCTAGCATAATACCATTGCTAAACAAGACATACCCGGTCCCAACAGTAAAAAATAGTCCGGCAGCAAAAGCCATAAAAGCAACCCGCACATTATTTATCGTAATCCAAATTGCAGATCCAAAGTTACTACCCTTTCCATATACCGCAGCAGGATCTCCGGCTTTTATACTTTCTATCGTTGAATCGACATAATAGTCCCCTAAAATAAGCCGAATAAAATCGATATCATACATAGCGGACAAAAAGCCGATAACGGAAGCCAAAACAAAAATTAAGAAGGAGTATAACAACGGTCTACGGATAGACCAAATTGCTTGCGGTATCTCGTCGGTGATAAAAGATTTAAATTTATTATTGGAAGCTTTTTGATCTTTATAAATCTTTTGATGGACAGTCACCGCCAATTCATTTAAGTAAGTTTTTACTTTACTTTCAGGATAGAAAGTTTGCGCATAAGCCAGATCATTGGTCAGCTCAATATAATTTGAAGCCAGCTCATCAGGATCAACTGCTGTATTAATTGACAAATTATTTTCAATTAACGTCCATTTTTCTTTATTTCGTTCTACAAATGATGCTTCTCTCATTAATTTTTTTAACTGGCTCAACCAAATATAGGAAATATCCGTCATTGAAAAGCACAAATAACTGCGAAATTGACTTATATATTCTATATTGCCACTAAATCCAAATCATTTACAGATGAATAAGCTTGAGATAAATACAGCGCAAAATGTAAAAATCGAATATAATCTTGCCAGCCTTGGCTCAAGAATGATAGCCTTTGCAATAGATTATTTCATTATAGTCTGCTATTATTTCTTTTGCTTTTTCCTCTTGGACACTTTAAATATCACCAGTAATGACCCCTATCTGTTTTATGGGATCATGATGGCACTGACTCTACCGGCTTTTTTTTATACATTGATTACCGAAACAGCTTTTGGCGGCCAAACGGTTGGAAAGAAAATAATGAAAATAAAAGTTGTCAAACTCGACGGCTCCCGGGCCAATTTTTATCAGTACTTGTCTAGATGGAGCTTGTCTATTATCGATATCTGGATGACGATGGGCGGGGTTGCAATTACCGCTATAGTTTTATCCAAAAACGGGCAACGCATTGGGGATATTGCCGGAGAAACGTCTGTTATTAGTCTAAAACCAGCCTTAAAATTGAGCGACACTATCTATGAGGAAACGTTCGATAATCACCCCATTCTATTTCCTCAAGTAATTAAATTGAGTGACAAAGATGCCAACTCGATTAAAGAGATTTATCAGACAGCTTTTGACAGAAGAGATGTGGGAATTTTAACGGCTTTAGTTCAACGCCTGGAAAAAGTCATGGACGTTAAACACCCTGAAGTAATGACTCCCAATGATTTTGTCTTACAGGTGATGAAAGATCATTATACGATGTTTAAAGATAAATAACCCTAAAGACTTCCCGCTTACCAACTTCGCCCTTTCGCCCGGTTCTTTAACGTACATCATACGTATATACAACGGAGATTGTTCGGTTGCGACCGAACAATCTCCGAACAAAGGCCGAAAGAGGTATCAATTTGATACGTCACTATCAAAATAAAAACTCTTACTTTATCTTGTTACTGGCACAAAAAAAGTCGGAAGATTTTTCTTCCGACCGCGAATGGATCATACGACCTTTTTTATCGGATTTTATCCTTAGCCCGTTACTGAAGCCGCAGAAGTTTGTGCCTGACGATCGACTTTTTTGACCAATCCTTGTAATACATTACCCGGACCAACTTCAACAAATGCCGTCGCACCATCAGCCAGCATATTTTGTACCGTTTGTGTCCATCGAACAGGTCCCGTTAGCTGTGCGATCAGATTTTGCTTGATAACAACTGGATCTGTCTGTGGTTTAGCATCAATATTTTGATAAATCGGGCAGCTAGGCGAAAGCACCTCTACCGCTTCAATAGCTGCTTGCAATTCGACTTTAGCTGATTCCATCAATGGTGAGTGGAATGCACCACCTACGTTTAGTTTTAATGCCCGTTTAGCACCAGCCTCGGTCAACAAAGCACAAGCCTTATCCACACCTTCGATAGATCCCGAAATAACCAGTTGTCCAGGGCAGTTATAATTTGCAGCCACAACAACTTCATCAACCTGAGCACAGATATCTTCCACTATAGCATCTTCCAGTCCTAATATCGCAGCCATCGTTGATGGTTGAAGCTCACATGCTTTTTGCATCGCATTAGCACGTTGTGCAACCAATTTCAAGCCATCTTCAAAGCTCAATGCACCGGCCGCTACCAAAGCCGAAAACTCACCTAACGAGTGACCTGCAACCATGTCCGGCTGAAAAGACTCTCCCAAGGCTTTCGCCAAAATAACCGAATGCAAGAAAATAGCAGGTTGGGTTACTTTCGTTTGTTTCAATTCCTCATCTGTACCGGAAAACATGATATCCGTGATGCGGAATCCTAAAATATCGTTAGCCTGTTCGAACAAGGCTTTCGTTTCATCATTTAAATTATACAGGTCTTGCCCCATTCCAACAAATTGGGCCCCTTGACCAGGAAATACATATGCTGTTTTCATCCCTTATATTTTTTATTCATTTATTTGTCTGCTACCATAGGTATTGAATCTGCCTTCGGCAGTCAATGGTTGAGAAGAACGAATTCCCGTAAGCGCAAACTTAGATAAATTGCTTTTTATATGCAATATAAATTCATGTCAGCCAGCTATTATTCCTATTGTAGGACCATCGGTCTCATATTATTTATCTCCTCTGAAGGGTCTAAATCGGTCCTTAAATTCAGTCTTCGGGAACAAAACTTAGCGACAACATCTTCTTCGGGTCAAATACATCTTGTGCTATTTCCAGCAGCCCTGTATTCGTCAAATCCTGAATTTTTTCAATTACTTCGTCCAATAAGATGACACGATCATAGTCCATTACGTTTTTCGCGGCAGAGATAATCATACTCATACGATTTTCTTCGGTCAAAGCAATCTGTCCAATAAATTTCTGCTTCGCCTTTTTTACTGCAGTTTCAGATAGCGGTTGCTCGCTCAGCTTCGCAAGTTCTTTAAAGACGAGTTTTTTAGCTTTTTCAACTTTTTCTTCATCAGTACCGAGGTAAATACTAAATAATCCTGTATCCGAAAAAATAGTATAATTAGATTCAATGGTATAGGCTATTCCGTATTTCTCCCGTATGGAGAGATTCAAGATAGACCCCATCCCCATTCCACCAAGCATATTATTTAAAAGCAGTAGCCCCGTCTTACGGTCATCTCGATAACTATAAGCTAAAGAACCCAGCATATAATGCACCTGATTGATTGGCTTGCCTACGGCAACATGCTGTTCAACAAGTGGTCTGACGTCATTGCGGAGACGTGCTATCGTATTTGAAGGCACGGTCCCAAATACTTTGTGCAACAATCGCTCCACTTCCTTTAGCGTATAATTTCCACTGATACCAATGACCATTTCATTTGTATCATAATTTGCCTGCATGAAATCGACAATATCACTCTTTTGCAGTGCAAGAAGCTGATCTTCCAGACCCAAAATATTATGCCCTAAACCCGATCCCTGAAAAACCAAATCTTCAAAATCGTCCACAATAGACTCTTCCGGGCTATCCAGATAAGATGCCATTTCATCTACAATGACAGATTTTTCTTTATCCAATTCTATGTCGGGGAAAGTGGAATGAAAAAAGATATCTTCAAAAAGATCTAACGCACGACTTAAATATGGCTGAAGAATAGAGGCATGCACACAGGTATATTCTTTTGTCGTGTAAGCATTCAAATCTCCGCCAACGGATTCCAAATGATTTATAATCTGTTGTGTAGAGCGTCTTTCAGTACGCTTAAATAAAAGGTGCTCAATAAAATGGGCTACACCATATTTTCCAGCAGACTCGTCCCGAGACCCCGCGTTGATGACCATGCAGACATGTGTAACCGGTAAATTTTGATATTGAAATACTACGCGTATTCCGTTTGAAAGTCTAATAATTTCGTATTCCATGCAGTACAAACTTGCTGTAGCTTCTTTTAGTTTATCTCTTTTTGTGCGCTCCATGTTTACGATATTTTTGCCACTTTGCTCAATCTTCAAATCGTATGGGGCATGAAGTCGTCACAAAACTAGGCATTTTTAAATGCAAAACGGTCATAGCGAAATCACTATGACCGTTTTTATATCTTATAGCAATCAGATTACATACGCGGAGGTCTCATTCCACCTGGCAATCTGTTCTCTCCTTCAGGATTACCCATCGCGAATTTTTGGAATTTGTAGGTAAATAAAATCATAAAATATCGTCCTAAACGGTTTGTACGGCTATCAGTAATCATCGATTCACTGAAGGTCCGGGAGACATTCGTTTGCTGATTTAACAAGTCAAATGCCTGTAGACGTACAGTCCCGCGTTGCTGACTTAAGAATTTCTGTTCCAGGTACGTATTTATGACAAAAGGATTTGCATTGATACCAGCCCCATACCCACTATTGAATTGTTTGGATAGATCTGCTCCGAAAATCGTATTTTTTGTAATATTAACCGACCCGATTAAGGTTGGCGTCCAGGACGAAACATTCGTATTACGATTTGTCACTGAGTTTTCTGTATGATTAAATTGATAGCGAACGCCTGGATTAATTTCTAGGTTTTCCGAAGGGTTATATCTAAACATCAACCCCTGATTCAACACGATGTTGCGTGCAACATTCTTTTGACCGATGTCATCATCTTTCTCCGTAGATACATATCCAATATTTTTGTTATAGGATATTCCCCCCATCAACATAATATTATATGTTTTTTCCTTTAAGGATTTCCCATAGTGGTAAAAAGAATTCACATTAAATGGTTTATCGCTTGTTTCATTAAGATAACGGGTTTCGGAAACTAAAGTTGAGTTTGTCTGACCTGTTTGATAATCGATTAAATCATCAAAATAGCTTTTGCTCAAACTTACAATCTTATTGTTGGTCAGCCCAGCATTAACAAAAGCGAAGAAATTGTTTCCTTTTTGAAAGTCATTCTTACGAAATCTGACGTTCAATTGATGGCTGAACTCCGGATTCAAATTTGCATTACCTATTACGATACTGGTCCGGTTGGTACTCATATCAAACGGCAAGATCTGGGTGACCGAAGGCTCGTTAGGTGTTCCGGAATAATTGACGGTAAGATTCGATTGCCTAGAAAACTTATACTCAAATCGCGCAATAGGCATCCAGTTCATGTTATTTCGACGAATTGGAACCACTAATCCTGAGCTGATGGCATCACCTCTCAATTGAGAAGGCTGAGCCGCTGCTCCAATGGAATAGGTTATTTTATCGCCACTATACAAATAGTTTGCTCCGATTTTATGTGTTGTGAAGGAATAATCATAATTATAATCAAAATTCAACTTGGGATCTTCTGCAATAAGGTTTCCATCTCGATCAAACCCTTGCTGTTTATTCGAATTGTCATATTTATTTTTGTTTAAGTCATAGGTAAATTCGACTTTTCCCTTCTCAGAAACAGGTTCAGTATAATTCACCGAAGCCCCGCCATTCCAACTCTTATTTTTTGCTTCTAGGATCGTTTTTTCATAAATTGAATCTAAAGGAGCATTTGCATTGTTGGGATCAGCCAATAGCCTGTCTAAAATTGCGTTTTGATCTTTCGTTGTTTTTGCATTGTTAAAGTTCATGTTTACAAAGACATTACGCCCCTTATCGTTGAACTTATGGTTGAACAATCCACTAATACCGAATCTCGGTGCACTGGAATTGGCAAAAACATCTTGAACCTGCGAATTATTGAATGCCCCACTACGGTAAGTGAGCGAATTGGTACCTGTCGTTACATCGCTATTGTCATATCCAAACTGGGGTGAAATTTTAATATAATCTTTTGTAGTTGGCTTCCATTCGACGTTAGCTTCAAAACGATGGCTATCGCCAATGGTGTTCGAATTGGATGTTACACTGTCCGTCTGCATAATATTTGGCAGTGTATTTTCCTGAAAACGTTGAGATAGCGTGGTATTATTGCTATGGCTAAAACTATAGCTACCGTAAACTGTCAGTTTATCACTAAAGTCTTTACGGTAATTCAGTCCTATGGAGCCAATTTTAGTCAAACCGTCCGAACCGCCAAACATACCACCACCGCGGCGACCGCCACCACCTTGGCCACGACGCGCACCGCCACCTACAGTACTAAAATCAAATAATGGGGCATTGGTATTATTTAAATTTCCCAATACAGAAATTTGTTCGCCTTCGCGCATACCCATCCACATCCCCGTAGCCTGGTAGCGATCTTCTGTCCCCACACCCGCCCGAAGTGTGGTCATATGACCTGTATTATATTTCGGGTCAATTTGGATATTCAATACCTTTTCAGAATCACCCGTTTTATTACCGGTCACATTCGCCATATCACCATAATCGTCGATGACTTGCATTTTTTGAATAATATTGGCCGGCAAATTCTGCGTTGCAGTCTTAACATCCCCACCAAAAAAGTCCTTCCCATTAATACGAACGCGCTTGACGGATTCACCCTGTGCTGTGACGTTACCATCCTTATCTACTTCGACGCCTTGTAACTTCTTCAAAGCATCCTCGGCAACAGCCCCATCGCGGAGCTTTAGATCTTTCATCGTATATTCGAGGGTATCACTTTTGACAACAACAGTAGGCACTCCATCAACCACCACTTCCTCCAGCATCTGCGAGTTCTGATGTAGGGTTAAACTTGGAATAATGTGCTTTGATTCACCTTTAGGAATTGTAAATTCTTGCTCAAAACGTTCGAATCCAAGGTTGGAAACCGTGATTTTAAACGTATCAGCTTTAACTTTATCAAAGATAAAGATCCCCGCCATATTCGACCCTGTAGTCATGGAATCTAACCTCGATGTCAACTTCACCGTTGCACCTGCGACAATTCGATTCTTGTCGTCTTTCAACATACCTTGTACACTTTTCGTCTGGCCGTAAACAGTCCACCCCATCAGCATACTAAACAAAAAAAGCATATAGCCTCTCATAATACGTATTTTTATATTGCTATAATTGATAAACTTTTGACTCTAAAACTATTGTCTAAGTTTATGAACCAATATGATCCAAAAAGAAACAACCCTTAATTGTATGATTGAAATTATTCCAATTCATAGTTT encodes the following:
- a CDS encoding stage II sporulation protein M produces the protein MREASFVERNKEKWTLIENNLSINTAVDPDELASNYIELTNDLAYAQTFYPESKVKTYLNELAVTVHQKIYKDQKASNNKFKSFITDEIPQAIWSIRRPLLYSFLIFVLASVIGFLSAMYDIDFIRLILGDYYVDSTIESIKAGDPAAVYGKGSNFGSAIWITINNVRVAFMAFAAGLFFTVGTGYVLFSNGIMLGAFHHMFFQYDVMGKAMSAIWIHGTIEISVIIVAGGCGLAIGNSILFPKSFTRLTSFVRTAKIAMKVLVSTIPFFIIAGTLEGFVTRYYNVSIWLCLLIIILSSIAVLYFYVINPYRLAKRFRWK
- a CDS encoding RDD family protein, translated to MNKLEINTAQNVKIEYNLASLGSRMIAFAIDYFIIVCYYFFCFFLLDTLNITSNDPYLFYGIMMALTLPAFFYTLITETAFGGQTVGKKIMKIKVVKLDGSRANFYQYLSRWSLSIIDIWMTMGGVAITAIVLSKNGQRIGDIAGETSVISLKPALKLSDTIYEETFDNHPILFPQVIKLSDKDANSIKEIYQTAFDRRDVGILTALVQRLEKVMDVKHPEVMTPNDFVLQVMKDHYTMFKDK
- the fabD gene encoding ACP S-malonyltransferase — its product is MKTAYVFPGQGAQFVGMGQDLYNLNDETKALFEQANDILGFRITDIMFSGTDEELKQTKVTQPAIFLHSVILAKALGESFQPDMVAGHSLGEFSALVAAGALSFEDGLKLVAQRANAMQKACELQPSTMAAILGLEDAIVEDICAQVDEVVVAANYNCPGQLVISGSIEGVDKACALLTEAGAKRALKLNVGGAFHSPLMESAKVELQAAIEAVEVLSPSCPIYQNIDAKPQTDPVVIKQNLIAQLTGPVRWTQTVQNMLADGATAFVEVGPGNVLQGLVKKVDRQAQTSAASVTG
- a CDS encoding M16 family metallopeptidase gives rise to the protein MERTKRDKLKEATASLYCMEYEIIRLSNGIRVVFQYQNLPVTHVCMVINAGSRDESAGKYGVAHFIEHLLFKRTERRSTQQIINHLESVGGDLNAYTTKEYTCVHASILQPYLSRALDLFEDIFFHSTFPDIELDKEKSVIVDEMASYLDSPEESIVDDFEDLVFQGSGLGHNILGLEDQLLALQKSDIVDFMQANYDTNEMVIGISGNYTLKEVERLLHKVFGTVPSNTIARLRNDVRPLVEQHVAVGKPINQVHYMLGSLAYSYRDDRKTGLLLLNNMLGGMGMGSILNLSIREKYGIAYTIESNYTIFSDTGLFSIYLGTDEEKVEKAKKLVFKELAKLSEQPLSETAVKKAKQKFIGQIALTEENRMSMIISAAKNVMDYDRVILLDEVIEKIQDLTNTGLLEIAQDVFDPKKMLSLSFVPED
- a CDS encoding outer membrane beta-barrel protein; protein product: MRGYMLFLFSMLMGWTVYGQTKSVQGMLKDDKNRIVAGATVKLTSRLDSMTTGSNMAGIFIFDKVKADTFKITVSNLGFERFEQEFTIPKGESKHIIPSLTLHQNSQMLEEVVVDGVPTVVVKSDTLEYTMKDLKLRDGAVAEDALKKLQGVEVDKDGNVTAQGESVKRVRINGKDFFGGDVKTATQNLPANIIQKMQVIDDYGDMANVTGNKTGDSEKVLNIQIDPKYNTGHMTTLRAGVGTEDRYQATGMWMGMREGEQISVLGNLNNTNAPLFDFSTVGGGARRGQGGGGRRGGGMFGGSDGLTKIGSIGLNYRKDFSDKLTVYGSYSFSHSNNTTLSQRFQENTLPNIMQTDSVTSNSNTIGDSHRFEANVEWKPTTKDYIKISPQFGYDNSDVTTGTNSLTYRSGAFNNSQVQDVFANSSAPRFGISGLFNHKFNDKGRNVFVNMNFNNAKTTKDQNAILDRLLADPNNANAPLDSIYEKTILEAKNKSWNGGASVNYTEPVSEKGKVEFTYDLNKNKYDNSNKQQGFDRDGNLIAEDPKLNFDYNYDYSFTTHKIGANYLYSGDKITYSIGAAAQPSQLRGDAISSGLVVPIRRNNMNWMPIARFEYKFSRQSNLTVNYSGTPNEPSVTQILPFDMSTNRTSIVIGNANLNPEFSHQLNVRFRKNDFQKGNNFFAFVNAGLTNNKIVSLSKSYFDDLIDYQTGQTNSTLVSETRYLNETSDKPFNVNSFYHYGKSLKEKTYNIMLMGGISYNKNIGYVSTEKDDDIGQKNVARNIVLNQGLMFRYNPSENLEINPGVRYQFNHTENSVTNRNTNVSSWTPTLIGSVNITKNTIFGADLSKQFNSGYGAGINANPFVINTYLEQKFLSQQRGTVRLQAFDLLNQQTNVSRTFSESMITDSRTNRLGRYFMILFTYKFQKFAMGNPEGENRLPGGMRPPRM